The proteins below are encoded in one region of Ochotona princeps isolate mOchPri1 chromosome 24, mOchPri1.hap1, whole genome shotgun sequence:
- the LOC101525671 gene encoding mitochondrial import receptor subunit TOM6 homolog has translation MLQGQGCVPEGAAMASSSVAGKPFGSTNEAPEIPDNVGDWLQGVYCCATDRNDFRRNLILNLGLFAAGVWLARNLSDIDLMAAQPGV, from the coding sequence AtgctgcagggccagggctgcGTGCCGGAGGGTGCTGCTATGGCTTCCAGCAGCGTGGCTGGGAAGCCTTTCGGGTCCACGAACGAGGCTCCCGAAATCCCCGACAACGTGGGAGACTGGCTTCAGGGCGTCTACTGCTGCGCTACCGACAGGAATGATTTCCGGAGGAACTTGATCCTCAACTTGGGACTTTTTGCTGCAGGCGTGTGGCTGGCCAGGAACTTGAGTGACATCGATCTCATGGCAGCCCAGCCAGGGGTGTAG